A DNA window from Halogeometricum borinquense DSM 11551 contains the following coding sequences:
- a CDS encoding DUF4255 domain-containing protein, which translates to MTYEAIRYVSEALVDLLKETADYPELPVEPDEIELISPADIGPNSTVRIGFYPYRVRKDGSVGSMNTTPVGESAKRDPPLPITIDYLVTAYPRDDEDNVTGTIGQQQALGLVLQTLNDVGILEPEETEGIEQDTRIGLTITNAPLDEVFSLWARFDATYQPSVTVEVSPVMIQSINEAEFSRIAERDVGVERNPDSE; encoded by the coding sequence ATGACCTACGAAGCAATTCGATACGTGAGCGAAGCGCTCGTTGACCTACTCAAGGAGACTGCCGACTATCCGGAACTTCCTGTCGAACCCGATGAGATCGAACTGATTTCTCCGGCGGATATCGGCCCGAACTCGACTGTTCGAATCGGGTTCTACCCCTATCGCGTCCGGAAAGACGGTTCAGTTGGATCGATGAACACGACGCCGGTCGGAGAGTCGGCCAAACGAGACCCGCCGCTGCCGATTACAATCGACTATCTGGTGACGGCCTATCCGAGAGATGACGAAGACAACGTCACCGGTACTATCGGCCAACAACAGGCACTTGGGCTCGTCCTCCAGACACTCAACGACGTCGGCATACTCGAACCTGAAGAGACTGAGGGAATCGAGCAGGATACTCGAATCGGACTCACAATTACGAATGCGCCGCTCGACGAAGTGTTCTCTCTTTGGGCACGGTTCGACGCCACATATCAACCGTCAGTTACGGTTGAAGTGTCGCCGGTGATGATTCAGTCGATCAACGAAGCAGAATTCTCGCGTATCGCCGAACGTGATGTCGGTGTAGAACGAAACCCCGATAGCGAGTGA
- a CDS encoding DUF6760 family protein: MIHLHDPDVLFEEVAFVAYHFGWSRDEVLGMSHWERQRWCEEISDINEEMNANGDTAPGRQSQQQGANFLDTEGGGKVLSKSLDELRDE; encoded by the coding sequence ATGATCCATCTCCACGACCCTGACGTGTTGTTCGAGGAAGTCGCCTTCGTGGCCTACCACTTCGGTTGGAGCCGCGACGAGGTGCTGGGGATGTCCCACTGGGAACGTCAGCGGTGGTGCGAGGAGATCAGCGACATCAACGAAGAGATGAACGCGAACGGAGACACCGCCCCAGGGCGCCAATCCCAACAGCAAGGCGCGAACTTCCTCGATACCGAGGGCGGCGGAAAGGTACTCTCGAAGTCGCTTGACGAACTACGCGACGAGTAA
- a CDS encoding phage tail protein: protein MADSANTSNNSPYGQYNFEVVIDGESVAGFSEVSGIAMQLETVSYQEGGVDEYVHQLPDQFAHANLVLQRGLTDDVTFWEWIQDVMSGNVTRKNVTVKVQESHMGPNTWGWQFLGAYPTTWRGPDLIGGRQGGVAIETIELAYKKFNKLSGAPK, encoded by the coding sequence ATGGCTGATAGCGCAAACACATCCAACAACAGCCCCTACGGACAGTACAACTTCGAGGTCGTGATCGACGGCGAGTCCGTCGCCGGCTTCTCGGAAGTCTCCGGAATCGCAATGCAGTTAGAGACCGTCTCGTACCAGGAAGGTGGCGTTGACGAGTACGTCCACCAACTCCCTGATCAGTTCGCACATGCGAACTTGGTCCTGCAACGAGGGTTGACGGACGACGTCACCTTCTGGGAGTGGATACAGGACGTGATGAGCGGCAACGTGACAAGAAAGAACGTGACGGTGAAAGTCCAAGAGAGTCACATGGGACCGAACACGTGGGGCTGGCAGTTCCTCGGCGCGTACCCGACTACGTGGCGTGGTCCCGACCTCATCGGTGGCCGACAAGGCGGTGTCGCCATCGAGACCATCGAACTCGCGTACAAGAAGTTCAACAAACTGTCCGGCGCGCCCAAGTAA